A single window of Aspergillus puulaauensis MK2 DNA, chromosome 5, nearly complete sequence DNA harbors:
- a CDS encoding Dabb family protein (COG:S;~EggNog:ENOG410PQUX;~InterPro:IPR011008,IPR013097;~PFAM:PF07876;~SECRETED:SignalP(1-17)): MTITHIVLFQLKAGLSAEVVNDVCTRMLALKDNCIHPTSQKPYIVSSSGGVDNSPEGLQGGITHAFVVEFSSSEDRDYYVEKDPAHLEFVGTLKGIVEKAQVIDYTAGVF; encoded by the exons ATGACCATCACCcacatcgtcctcttccaacTCAAAGCCGGCCTTAGCGCCGAGGTCGTCAACGAC GTCTGTACACGCATGCTGGCTCTCAAGGATAACTGTATCCATCCAACTTCTCAAAAGCCATATATTGTGTCTTCCTCAGGTGGGGTGGATAACTCGCCCGAGGGGCTTCAG GGGGGCATAACTCATGCTTTTGTTGTCGAGTTCTCCAGCTCTGAGGACAGGGACTACTATGTGGAAAAAGACCCAGCGCATCTAGAATTTGTGGGTACTTTGAAGGGTATTGTAGAGAAAGCGCAGGTTATTGATTACACTGCTGGTGTGTTTTAA
- a CDS encoding uncharacterized protein (InterPro:IPR028144;~PFAM:PF12734) — MSYQQPPYEQQPYGYPPQGPPMQYQQPPPQQIIVQEEKKDDKGCCMTCLATLFCCWLCGETCDCCCDCLTCCC, encoded by the exons ATGTCCTACCAACAACCCCCTtacgagcagcagcctta TGGCTATCCCCCCCAGGGCCCTCCT ATGCAATACCAACAGCCCCCACCCCAACAAATCATCgtccaagaagagaagaaagacgaCAAGGGCTGCTGTATGACCTG TCTGGCGACGCTATTCTGCTGCTGGCTCTGCGGCGAGACTTGCGACTGTTGTTGCGATTGCCTGacttgttgctgctga
- a CDS encoding WW domain-containing protein (COG:S;~EggNog:ENOG410PTHJ;~InterPro:IPR036020,IPR001202;~PFAM:PF00397;~TransMembrane:1 (i178-199o);~go_function: GO:0005515 - protein binding [Evidence IEA]) encodes MSFLKDLAKEFKDLKASLTGDDKDKEKHKEKEAEGQRAAYDPGYGAPNPNSGAPQPYGQPYPAPGQYAPPQQPMNPPAGPPLPPGWVAQFDQTSQRWYYIEQATGISRWEPPSNNAPYGQYPPPQVPHYGGATGAYPQPDPYYGGQNPGMAPPAGGGYYPQGQVKDPKSDKDDKKKMMMGAAGGLAVGAVGGALVGHALGDDSDDEKNAAADSSATAPPPVGLPPDETADGSSVSSSDREDVLEARQEYEQAQLAAQDSDASSSEEEALEEAREEYEETYEEVYED; translated from the exons ATGTCGTTCCTCAAAGACCTTGCCAAGGAATTCAAGGATCTCAAGGCCTCGCTCACAGGCGACGACAAGGACAAAGAAAAgcacaaggagaaggaagccgAGGGCCAGCGTG CTGCCTACGATCCAGGCTATGGGGCCCCGAATCCAAACTCTGGTGCTCCCCAGCCTTATGGCCAACCTTACCCGGCGCCCGGCCAATATgctcctcctcagcagccgATGAACCCACCAGCTGGCCCGCCCCTCCCCCCCGGTTGGGTGGCTCAGTTCGACCAAACGAGCCAGCGCTGGTACTATATCGAACAGGCTACCGGCATTTCTCGGTGGGAGCCGCCCTCTAACAACGCCCCTTACGGCCAGTACCCGCCTCCTCAGGTACCTCACTACGGGGGCGCGACAGGGGCATATCCACAACCAGATCCTTACTATGGCGGACAGAACCCTGGAATGGCCCCGCCGGCTGGAGGGGGCTACTATCCGCAGGGACAGGTTAAGGACCCAAAATCAGACAAGgatgacaagaagaagatgatgatgggcgCGGCAGGTGGTCTTGCTGTTGGGGCTGTGGGCGGTGCACTTGTTGGACATGCACTTG GTGACGACTCGGACGATGAAAAAAACGCGGCGGCGGATAGCAGTGCTACGGCGCCTCCTCCTGTAGGTCTGCCACCAGATGAGACCGCAGATGGAAGCTCCGTGTCTTCTAGCGACCGTGAGGATGTCCTAGAAGCTCGTCAAGAGTACGAGCAGGCACAGTTAGCCGCGCAGGACTCGGACGCATCTAGcagtgaagaggaggcgctCGAGGAGGCAAGAGAGGAATATGAGGAAACATATGAAGAGGTCTATGAAGATTAA
- a CDS encoding uncharacterized protein (COG:P;~EggNog:ENOG410PH9S;~InterPro:IPR002550,IPR000644;~PFAM:PF01595,PF00571;~SECRETED:SignalP(1-24);~TransMembrane:4 (n7-19c24/25o48-71i106-126o132-151i163-183o)) — protein MSSSGPLLVPRLILLAIYLPLRSAFPLSSTPVLHVAEDAERDSSDLWLNLGAAVALVLIGGVFAGLTIALMGQDTVHLQVLATSAEGPERKHAQTVLKLVGKGKHWVLVTLLLGNVVVNESLPIVLDKTLGGGWPAIVGSTVLIVIFGEVIPQSVCVRYGLPIGAYLSPVVLFLMYAFAPAAWPTAKLLDWLLGENHGVVYKKSGLKTLVTLHKSLGSQPAERLNEDEVTIITAVLDLKAKAVQSIMTPMEHVFTVSTDSILDEKTMELILSAGFSRIPVHAPNDPSNFLGMLLVKTLITYDPEDSKPVAEFVLATLPETSPETSCLDILNYFQEGHSHMALVSKHPGENGGAIGVVTLEDVVEELIGEEIIDESDMHDDTQKPADQQQPPVADFPVPLNRTLRRASTAPIAKPGYISSITPQQRQHLDNLAPSNLARKPKQTRFPFVKIKRSLQANGDNDGVKGDSTVQGSADENTPLLRS, from the exons ATGTCCTCATCAGGTCCTCTTCTGGTTCCCAGGCTTATTTTACTTGCCATATACCTGCCCCTCCGAAGCGCCTTTCCTCTGAGCTCCACCCCAGTGCTCCACGTCGCCGAAGATGCAGAGCGCGACAGCTCCGATTTATGGCTCAATTTGGGCGCAGCCGTTGCGCTGGTCTTGATTGGGGGTGTTTTCGCTGGGTTAACAATCGC GCTCATGGGCCAGGATACAGTCCACCTTCAAGTCCTCGCAACTTCCGCCGAAGGCCCTGAACGAAAGCACGCTCAAACCGTCCTCAAGCTTGTCGGTAAAGGGAAACATTGGGTCCTGGTGACTCTCTTGCTAGGCAATGTGGTCGTCAATGAGAGTTTACCCATCGTCCTTGATAAAACACTAGGTGGGGGATGGCCTGCAATCGTGGGAAGCACTGTTTTGATCG TTATCTTCGGCGAGGTTATCCCCCAGTCCGTCTGCGTCCGCTACGGTCTCCCGATAGGCGCCTACCTCTCACCTGTGGTTCTGTTCCTGATGTATGCTTTTGCACCCGCCGCCTGGCCCACTGCAAAGCTCCTCGATTGGCTTCTAGGTGAGAATCACGGCGTGGTCTATAAGAAGTCTGGGCTGAAAACGCTTGTCACCCTACACAAGTCACTGGGTTCGCAGCCCGCAGAGCGGCTGAATGAGGACGAGGTCACCATAATCACCGCAGTGCTAGATCTCAAAGCCAAGGCCGTACAAAGCATCATGACGCCCATGGAGCACGTATTCACCGTCTCTACCGATTCAATTCTTGACGAGAAAACTATGGAACTTATCCTGTCTGCAGGATTCTCCAGAATTCCCGTTCATGCGCCGAACGACCCCTCCAATTTTCTAGGGATGTTACTGGTGAAAACGCTCATTACCTATGACCCAGAAGATTCCAAACCCGTGGCCGAGTTTGTCCTCGCGACTCTCCCAGAAACGAGTCCCGAGACGAGCTGTCTCGACATCTTGAACTACTTCCAGGAAGGACACTCCCATATGGCGCTCGTATCTAAGCACCCCGGCGAAAACGGCGGTGCCATTGGTGTTGTAACCttggaggatgttgttgaagagctgATCGGCGA GGAAATCATCGACGAGTCCGACATGCACGATGACACCCAGAAGCCTGCAGACCAACAGCAACCCCCTGTCGCAGACTTCCCTGTACCTCTCAACCGTACACTTCGCCGTGCTTCCACCGCCCCAATCGCCAAACCGGGCTATATCAGTTCGATCACgccccagcagcgccagcatctTGACAACCTGGCTCCGTCAAACTTGGcgaggaagccgaagcaGACGAGGTTCCCGTTTGTAAAAATCAAACGCTCGTTGCAGGCCAATGGGGATAATGATGGTGTGAAGGGGGATAGTACAGTGCAGGGCTCGGCTGATGAGAACACCCCATTGCTGAGGTCATGA
- a CDS encoding nucleotide triphosphate diphosphatase NUDT15 (COG:L;~EggNog:ENOG410PR0Z;~InterPro:IPR020084,IPR020476,IPR000086,IPR015797;~PFAM:PF00293;~go_function: GO:0016787 - hydrolase activity [Evidence IEA]) produces MDKKTVRVGVGVFALNHENKFVLGKRIGSHGANTWALPGGHIEFNESFEECAIRELQEETGLDIENVQFLTATNDVMPKDGKHYVTVFVGARVKEGQEPEILEPNKCAEWRWVGWEELRGDWEKQVQADKEGRETEGKHLFIPLLSLFEQRRGFEPVLSE; encoded by the exons ATGGACAAGAAAACCGTCCGCGTCGGCGTGGGTGTCTTCGCTCTAAACCACGAAAATAAATTCGTCCTCGGCAAGAGAATAGGCTCGCATGGTGCCA ACACATGGGCCCTCCCCGGCGGACATATCGAATTCAACGAATCCTTTGAAGAGTGCGCGATCCGCGAACTGCAGGAAGAAACTGGCCTTGATATCGAGAACGTGCAGTTTCTGACTGCGACTAATGATGTTATGCCCAAGGATGGGAAACACTATGTTACTGTCTTTGTAGGCGCGAGAGTTAAGGAGGGACAGGAGCCTGAG ATTCTGGAACCAAACAAGTGTGCCGAGTGGCGCTGGGTTGGATGGGAGGAGCTGAGAGGGGACTGGGAGAAGCAGGTGCAGGCTGAtaaggaggggagggagacggAGGGGAAGCACCTATTTATTCCTCTGTTGAGCCTGTTTGAACAGAGGCGTGGGTTTGAGCCTGTGCTTTCAGAATAG
- a CDS encoding putative proline--tRNA ligase AIM10 (COG:J;~EggNog:ENOG410PHV2;~InterPro:IPR036621,IPR006195,IPR004154,IPR004500, IPR002316,IPR002314;~PFAM:PF03129,PF00587;~go_component: GO:0005737 - cytoplasm [Evidence IEA];~go_function: GO:0000166 - nucleotide binding [Evidence IEA];~go_function: GO:0004812 - aminoacyl-tRNA ligase activity [Evidence IEA];~go_function: GO:0004827 - proline-tRNA ligase activity [Evidence IEA];~go_function: GO:0005524 - ATP binding [Evidence IEA];~go_process: GO:0006418 - tRNA aminoacylation for protein translation [Evidence IEA];~go_process: GO:0006433 - prolyl-tRNA aminoacylation [Evidence IEA]), translating to MMSGFRPATGRFLRPSQTYTCNLRLYRISRCGFHTDGRSRVSNFWMPTERIPKKKTVVETGDVNDLLVQASFFRKAYSGIFHMLPLGLRVQDKLERLIDRHMQSLGASKVSLSSISAQELWEQSGRLKEGSEVFRFLDRKESRFLLAPTHEEEITTLVGSLSKSYRDLPIRVYQISRKYRDEPRPRQGLLRGREFIMKDLYTFDHNVENALKTYELVRSAYTNLFNDLKVPYLMAAADSGNMGGNLSHEFHFLSTKGEDTIVSCSNCDSVYNEELADGKAHEISQHQHSADSAPGFDVEGRAPSTGSRVSTGLWMAISKDKRTLLRGWYPEFTVQGDNTDPVSREVNSHAVKSIASAAGIELDISVENPLEQWAAYVKSTKAVSNGPTEPPQLLDVYDSLVHVYNRPPLNILHEAGCADEDIEFLRLDTFPGTSHKLNLIKVHDGDQCPKCTQGALQTHTAVELGHTFHLGTRYSEVLAASVKNEGGAVVPMQMGCHGIGVSRMIAAVADILADTKGLNWPRAIAPFEVLVVSTEGQEEVGERVYDELVSDKASPVDAILDDRSDKQMGWKLGDADLIGYPVIVVIGKGWKKQQTLEVQCRRLGVRRDVAFEDLSSVVESLLAQL from the exons ATGATGTCCGGGTTTCGCCCGGCTACGGGCCGGTTCCTGAGGCCTTCCCAAACATACACTTGTAATTTGCGACTATATCGAATATCAAGATGTGGCTTCCAT ACCGATGGCCGGAGTCGAGTATCCAACTTTTGGATGCCGACGGAAAGGAtcccaaagaagaagacggttGTTGAGACAG GGGATGTGAATGACCTGCTGGTCCAGGCCTCTTTCTTCCGAAAG GCTTACTCGGGGATCTTTCATATGCTGCCTCTAGGATTGCGGGTACAAGACAAGTTAGAACGGCTTATTGACCGGCACATGCAGTCATTAG GCGCCTCAAAGGTTTCGTTGTCTTCAATCTCGGCGCAGGAGCTCTGGGAGCAGTCTGGGCGGCTGAAGGAAGGCTCTGAA GTTTTCCGCTTCCTGGACAGAAAGGAATCTCGATTTCTCCTTGCGCCTACGcacgaggaggaaatcactACCCTGGTGGGGAGCCTCAGTAAATCATATCGAGACCTACCCATTAGGGTGTACCAGATTT CCAGGAAGTACAGAGATGAGCCAAGGCCACGGCAAGGCCTACTTCGTGGTCGAGAGTTCATCATGAAGGATCTTTACACTTTCGACCATAACGTCGAGAATGCTCTGAAAACGTATGAGCTAGTGAGGAGCGCTTACACAAATCTGTTCAACGACTTGAAAGTCCCGTATTTAATGGCTGCTGCGGATTCGGGCAACATGGGTGGAAACCTGAGTCATGAGTTCCACTTCCTCAGCACGAAAGGCGAAGATACCATTGTCAGCTGCTCCAACTGCGACAGCGTGTACAACGAGGAACTGGCAGATGGAAAAGCCCACGAAATTTCACAACATCAACACTCGGCTGATTCAGCCCCTGGGTTTGACGTGGAAGGCCGAGCCCCCTCAACTGGTTCGAGAGTTTCGACAGGCCTTTGGATGGCGATTTCAAAGGATAAGAGGACGTTGCTTCGTGGTTGGTATCCTGAGTTCACCGTGCAAGGTGACAACACGGACCCCGTGAGTAGGGAGGTCAACTCCCACGCCGTCAAATCCattgccagcgccgcagGCATTGAACTTGATATCAGCGTGGAAAATCCACTGGAGCAATGGGCCGCGTATGTGAAGTCCACTAAGGCAGTTTCTAATGGTCCAACAGAGCCTCCACAACTGCTGGATGTGTATGACTCGCTCGTGCATGTTTACAATAGGCCGCCGCTCAATATCCTTCATGAGGCTGGCTGCGCCGATGAGGACATAGAGTTTCTGCGGCTGGACACGTTCCCAGGAACTAGCCACAAGCTGAACCTAATCAAAGTCCACGACGGCGACCAATGCCCCAAATGTACGCAGGGCGCGCTGCAAACGCACACAGCCGTTGAGCTAGGTCACACGTTCCACCTTGGAACGAGGTACAGCGAGGTCCTCGCGGCGTCTGTCAAAAATGAGGGAGGTGCTGTGGTGCCAATGCAAATGGGCTGCCATGGGATTGGGGTCTCCCGAATGATTGCCGCGGTCGCAGATATTCTTGCGGACACCAAGGGCCTGAACTGGCCCAGGGCTATTGCACCATTTGAGGTACTTGTTGTCTCCACAGAGGGTCAGGAAGAGGTCGGCGAGAGGGTCTATGACGAACTCGTCTCCGACAAAGCCTCACCGGTCGACGCTATTCTTGACGACCGCAGCGATAAGCAGATGGGATGGAAACTTGGAGATGCAGACCTCATCGGATACCCGGTAATTGTCGTCATAGGCAAGGGCTGGAAGAAACAACAGACATTGGAAGTGCAATGTCGGCGCTTAGGAGTGCGACGGGATGTGGCTTTCGAGGACCTGTCGTCGGTCGTGGAGTCGCTATTGGCACAGTTGTAG
- a CDS encoding RNA-binding ribosome biosynthesis protein MAK21 (BUSCO:EOG092612XD;~COG:J,K;~EggNog:ENOG410PFAJ;~InterPro:IPR016024,IPR005612,IPR040155;~PFAM:PF03914;~TransMembrane:2 (o562-578i727-746o)), whose translation MAKGKGKQNKQTTGANSVAVKNRATENASKPSADTLPPMEESAFAGLRQKIEQRLKDGAAKQKPKNNKSKPAPTGDAKNAKDNSTKSNSNQSNSDKNVKGKKRDRNGEVIAQDEQEDGQSQKSKSDKADGDDTLRQEILALGGTEEDLEMLAGVDSESEVEDAKTSKKSQGSSEDLLRKELSSMLAAAGQVVPEDLADDDVEEEEGDEEEDDEEEELEEDAEEEAESADEEASAEDSLSEEAPTPEVKQPTKKETKETVPETIFPKEFSKLTVQPRSDWYNTDLSPISAKKATGLPRHLVERVHTYAVSLLEKENKMYGEAQQASASSSYKFYSTIMSTGTLSDKISALTLAVQESPLHNTKSLENLVSLGKKRSRAQAVDVLRSLKDMFAQGTLLPNDRRLRAFSNQPLLVAAFQNSKWSEGDALPHGLQESHLIVWAYEHSLKDQFFEVLKILEVWCNDEIEFSRSRAVSYVFELLKEKPEQEANLLRLLVNKLGDTSKKIASRSSYLLLQLEQSHPLMKPMIIKSVEEVLFRSGQSQHAKYYSIITLNQTVLSGKEEEVGVQLLDIYFSLFVVLLKPSKHHKFNKNDKKHGKGNKKQGAKDKDNSEVQNEEMQDKLVSAVLTGVNRAYPFTSSNTERLSKHIETLFRITHSSNFNTSIQALMLIQQLTSTHQVSSDRFYRTLYESLLDPRVATSSKQSLYLNLLFKALKNDVNVRRIKAFVKRIVQVLGLHQPAFICGVFYLIRELEKTFVSLQSLYDQPEDNDSDEEEVFRDVPDEDDENQQQPEAPEEKPKPLNGYDPRKRDPEHSNADKACLWEMLPYLNHFHPSVSVNATHLLGNQPMSGKPDMTIHTLTHFLDRFVYRTPKAAVATRGSSIMQPLAGSEAKDRLVYSNKHGQELPLNSEAFWRKKTEDVSAEDAFFHEYFSRVGKDKERAQKKKTKDPVDRDEEGDVDDEDLSEPESEIWKALVDSRPELDGAEDSDDGLDLDDLESAYDQSDEEGGDDEVIFNDESDEEMEDIEEEEVPAKPAKGRTAKKDEPEEDDEDAWDMDVSDEEAFVDSDEDLPSEVELGGVELPKEDDKADRKKRRKLKHLPTFASADDYAALLAGDDDGM comes from the exons ATGGCTAAGGGCAAGGGTAAGCAGAATAAGCAGACTACTGGGGCTAACTCGGTCGCCGTCAAAAACAGAGCTACCGAGAATGCCTCCAAACCTTCAGCAGACACTCTTCCTCCAATGGAGGAGAGTGCTTTTGCGGGCCTCCGCCAAAAGATCGAGCAGAGGTTGAAAGACGGCGCTGCGAAACAGAAGCCGAAGAACAATAAATCGAAGCCGGCCCCGACTGGAGATGCGAAGAACGCTAAGGATAACTCTACGAAATCCAATTCGAACCAATCCAATTCCGATAAGAAtgtcaagggcaagaaaCGGGATCGCAACGGCGAGGTGATTGCTCAGGATGAACAGGAGGACGGGCAATCGCAAAAATCCAAGTCGGATAAAGCGGACGGCGACGATACTCTTCGACAGGAAATATTGGCTCTTGGTGGGACTGAGGAAGATCTTGAAATGCTTGCGGGGGTTGATTCTGAGTCAGAAGTGGAGGACGCGAAGACCTCAAAGAAGTCGCAGGGATCCTCTGAGGATTTGTTGAGAAAGGAGCTGTCTAGTATGCTCGCCGCTGCTGGCCAGGTCGTTCCCGAAGATCTTGCGGATGACgatgtggaggaagaggagggcgatgaggaagaagacgatgaggaggaggaactcGAGGAAGacgcggaggaggaggctgagtCTGCTGATGAAGAGGCTAGCGCAGAAGATTCATTATCTGAGGAAGCTCCTACTCCGGAAGTTAAGCAGCCAACGAAGAAGGAGACCAAAGAAACCGTGCCGGAAACCATCTTCCCCAAAGAGTTCTCGAAGCTT ACCGTCCAACCTAGATCCGATTGGTACAACACGGATCTCTCTCCTATCTCAGCGAAGAAAGCCACTGGCCTTCCTCGGCATCTAGTCGAGCGCGTCCATACTTATGCCGTTTCGCTccttgaaaaggaaaacaagaTGTACGGAGAGGCTCAGCAGGCCTCGGCATCTTCCTCATACAAATTCTACAGCACCATCATGTCAACCGGTACGCTCAGTGATAAAATTTCGGCCTTGACGCTGGCCGTTCAAGAGTCGCCATTGCACAACACCAAGTCTCTAGAGAACCTCGTCTCTCTCGGAAAGAAACGTAGCCGTGCccaggctgttgatgttcTTCGGTCATTGAAGGATATGTTCGCGCAAGGTACCTTACTTCCAAATGATCGCCGGTTACGTGCGTTCTCGAACCAGCCACTTCTTGTTGCCGCcttccaaaacagcaaaTGGTCCGAAGGAGATGCACTTCCCCACGGTCTCCAAGAAAGTCATCTGATTGTATGGGCGTACGAGCACTCCCTCAAAGATCAGTTTTTCGAAGTGCTGAAAATCCTGGAAGTGTGGTGCAATGATGAGATTGAATTCTCACGTTCCAGAGCCGTCAGCTATGTCtttgagcttctcaaggagaagccagAACAAGAGGCCAACTTGCTACGGCTGCTTGTCAACAAGCTCGGCGACACATCTAAGAAAATCGCCTCACGATCATCATACCTACTTCTACAACTGGAACAATCACACCCATTGATGAAGCCCATGATCATCAAGTCAGTTGAGGAAGTCCTTTTCCGATCTGGCCAAAGCCAGCACGCCAAGTACTACTCTATCATCACCCTGAACCAGACTGTGCTCAgtggcaaggaagaagaagtcgGAGTCCAGTTGCTCGATATCtacttctctcttttcgtcGTTTTGCTGAAGCCTTCCAAGCATCACAAGTTCAACAAAAACGACAAGAAGCACGGTAAAGGCAATAAAAAGCAAGGTGcgaaggacaaggacaacTCCGAAGTACAGAATGAGGAAATGCAGGATAAGCTGGTCTCTGCGGTGTTGACGGGTGTTAATCGAGCTTATCCGTTCACGAGCTCAAATACAGAGAG GCTATCGAAGCATATCGAAACCCTCTTCCGGATCACTCACTCGTCAAATTTCAACACTAGCATACAAGCCCTAATGCTGATTCAGCAATTGACGTCGACTCATCAAGTATCTAGCGATCGCTTTTACCGAACCCTCTACGAGTCTCTGCTTGACCCCCGGGTTGCTACGTCTTCGAAGCAGTCTCTGTATCTTAACCTGTTATTCAAGGCTCTCAAGAACGACGTCAACGTCCGGCGGATCAAGGCGTTCGTGAAGCGCATTGTCCAGGTTCTTGGGCTACACCAACCGGCCTTCATCTGCGGAGTCTTCTATCTAATCCGCGAACTAGAGAAGACTTTCGTAAGTCTGCAGTCTCTCTACGACCAGCCGGAAGACAACGAcagtgatgaagaagaggtgTTCAGAGACGTCcctgatgaggacgatgagaaccaacaacaaccggaAGCACCAGAGGAAAAGCCGAAGCCACTCAACGGCTACGACCCCCGTAAAAGAGATCCAGAGCACAGCAATGCCGACAAGGCATGTCTCTGGGAAATG CTTCCTTACCTAAACCACTTCCACCCATCCGTATCAGTCAATGCGACCCATCTACTAGGAAACCAACCGATGAGCGGAAAGCCCGATATGACGATACACACATTGACACACTTCCTGGACCGATTTGTCTACAGAACGCCCAAGGCGGCCGTGGCTACGCGTGGCTCTTCAATCATGCAGCCACTTGCTGGCAGCGAAGCTAAGGACAGACTGGTATATTCCAACAAACACGGTCAAGAGCTACCACTCAACTCCGAGGCAttctggaggaagaagaccgaggATGTTTCGGCAGAAGACGCCTTCTTCCACGAGTACTTTAGCCGTGTCGGTAAGGACAAGGAGAGggcgcagaagaagaaaaccaagGACCCTGTCGACCgggacgaagagggcgatgTGGACGACGAGGACCTCAGCGAGCCGGAGTCCGAGATCTGGAAGGCGTTGGTTGATTCACGACCAGAGCTGGACGGTGCGGAAGACAGTGATGATGGTCTTGACCTTGACGACCTCGAGTCGGCATACGACCAGtccgatgaagaaggtggaGATGACGAGGTTATCTTCAACGACGAATctgacgaggagatggaggacattgaagaagaggaagtccCAGCTAAACCAGCCAAGGGTCGCACTGCCAAGAAAGACGAGcctgaggaggatgatgaagacgcgTGGGACATGGACGTTTCAGACGAAGAAGCCTTcgtcgacagcgacgaggacCTGCCGTCTGAGGTCGAGCTCGGAGGGGTGGAGCTCCCGAAGGAAGACGACAAGGCCGATCGGAAAAAGAGGCGCAAGCTCAAGCACCTGCCGACTTTCGCGTCGGCAGACGACTACGCGGCGTTGCTTGCTGGGGACGACGACGGGATGTAG